The sequence TTTTCAATGGCTGCTATGCCTGAAGGGTTCCCCTGAAACTCGATATGAGCGTAGGAACCGATCGTTTGCTTTTTAATCGGGTAGGCCATTTTCCGTCTCCCGACTTCAAGCACATTTTCAATATCACCACCGTTTTCAGCGATGACTTTTTTTACCTCATCCATGGCGGCGGCAATCCCGTCATCTTCCAGCCCGCCATTGATAATCACGGTACATTCGTAAAGTTTTTTCATTTCCATAGCGCAAAGCAACTTATTGGCAATTATGTTGACTCTAACAAATGGCGGGGACCAGGTATTGCGCATCCCTGTCCCTTGGATTCATGCCGTTTCATGAACACCACTTGCAAATTTGAACCTTAAAAGTAAATGATTTTCGTCATTATTCCAACAAGAGAATAAATCCTGATCCTGATATGCTGTCAGAGCAGCAAAATACACCGTGAAAAAACTTTCAGCCAATGGAATATCCGAGTTCGAGGATAACCGGTGCGTGATCTGAACTTTTTTCATCGAGGTCGATGCTCACCTCCCGAGCAGTATCTACCAGTTCATCCGAAAGGTAGAAACAATCGATTCTCCACCCGAGATTTCTTTCTCTCGCGCCCTTCCAATATGGCCACCAGGTAAACATATCCTTTTTGTCCGGGAACCGTTCTCTCATAATATCGTGCAGGCCTACTGCAAGATGCCGGTCGATAGCGGCTCTTTCTTCAGGCCGAAGTCCTACGGCTCCCGGCTTATTTTGGGAGTGGTGAACATCGAGTTCTGTATGAGCCACATTGATATCCCCTGTATGAATCACCTGTCTACCTTCCTGTAAAAGGCCCTGAATGTAAGTGCTCAAATCGGAAAGATAATCGAGTTTTACCGCATAATGAGCATCACCGTCACCTCTGGGAACATAGGTCCCGATAACGGTAAGGTTCGTGTAGTGAACCGCCCCGGTTCGATTTTCACGGTCAAAATCGGGTATGTCAAAACGGCAATCGCTATGGCTTCCTTCTTTAAGAAGAAAACCGACACCGCTGTATCCTTTTTTGAATGTCGAGCCGTTCCAATATTTAGTATATCCATTCAGCGACAAAATCTCTTCGGGAATAGTCTCCACCTGAGCCTTGAGTTCTTCGAGCACGATAATATCAGGCTTTTTCTCATCGATCCATGCCAGCAAACTATCCCTACGTGCCCGGATACCGTTGATGTTCCAGGTAGCTATCTTCATGAGCATATCAGTTCACGTTGCACATACATTCGAACGTATGTTACAAATTTTTGAAATAATCAGAGATCTTTTCAGCCACCGCTTGTTCCGGTATATCCATCATACACTTGAAATGACCTTTCGGGCAGTGATCTTTGCCAATATGTGAACAGGGACGGCATGGCAGATCGGCCACCTCGAACATGCAGTAAGATGTACGGTAGGGAAGAAACCCGAACTCACCCACCGAAGAGCCGAAAAGCACGAACAACTGTTTTCCGAAAGCGGATGCCATGTGCATAAGGCCGGTATCGTTCGTCAACACAGCATCACAGCTCTCCAGCACCGCCGCAGATTCCGTCAGTGAAGATTTTCCGGCAAGATTCACGACTCTCGACACCGCATTCACGGAGAGTGCTGCAAGAATTTCATCAGCCTGCTCCACGTCTTCTGTTCCTCCCAGCAGAAGAACACTCAGCTTCAGTTCCGAAAGCAGTGATTCAATAACCGAAGCGAACTTGCCCGGAGGATATCGCTTGGTCAGATGATTAGCCCCGAAACAAACAGCCAGCCGACGCTCGTTTCCGCTGCCCACCGAAGCCGCAAAGTTGCGATCATCTTCCTTGAGCCATAACTCGCAGCCTTTGTCATCACCAGCTATCTGTCTGTCCTCTATTGCTGCCATATACCGGTCCACAACGGACTCGGCTGTGCCGAACAGGTTGAGACCCGTCCTGACAAGCAGCAGTTTTTTCCAGTTCTGCTTGTGATACCGGTAAAGCTGATGGTATGAAATCGATTGCACCAATGAACGTGAACGAAGGTTGTTCTGCAAATCGACAACCAAATCATAATGACCGCGTGGTGGAGCATCGGACGTATAGACGGCATTCAAATACGGAGACCCTTCCACGAGGGAAACAAATGGAGATTTGATGCAAAAATCGATT is a genomic window of Prosthecochloris marina containing:
- the rpsF gene encoding 30S ribosomal protein S6, which gives rise to MEMKKLYECTVIINGGLEDDGIAAAMDEVKKVIAENGGDIENVLEVGRRKMAYPIKKQTIGSYAHIEFQGNPSGIAAIEKAFRYDDNILRFLIVHLSTPLLEMRKRVEKYSVVIGSPEDQSEEEQQQNPAAKN
- a CDS encoding exodeoxyribonuclease III; the encoded protein is MKIATWNINGIRARRDSLLAWIDEKKPDIIVLEELKAQVETIPEEILSLNGYTKYWNGSTFKKGYSGVGFLLKEGSHSDCRFDIPDFDRENRTGAVHYTNLTVIGTYVPRGDGDAHYAVKLDYLSDLSTYIQGLLQEGRQVIHTGDINVAHTELDVHHSQNKPGAVGLRPEERAAIDRHLAVGLHDIMRERFPDKKDMFTWWPYWKGARERNLGWRIDCFYLSDELVDTAREVSIDLDEKSSDHAPVILELGYSIG
- a CDS encoding glycosyltransferase family 9 protein gives rise to the protein MVLQKGTTENIRTILVIRFSSIGDIVLTTPVLRRLRAAYPEASIDFCIKSPFVSLVEGSPYLNAVYTSDAPPRGHYDLVVDLQNNLRSRSLVQSISYHQLYRYHKQNWKKLLLVRTGLNLFGTAESVVDRYMAAIEDRQIAGDDKGCELWLKEDDRNFAASVGSGNERRLAVCFGANHLTKRYPPGKFASVIESLLSELKLSVLLLGGTEDVEQADEILAALSVNAVSRVVNLAGKSSLTESAAVLESCDAVLTNDTGLMHMASAFGKQLFVLFGSSVGEFGFLPYRTSYCMFEVADLPCRPCSHIGKDHCPKGHFKCMMDIPEQAVAEKISDYFKNL